In Streptomyces sp. NBC_01426, one genomic interval encodes:
- a CDS encoding ATP-binding protein yields the protein MTAPAGSAGHLVRVFTQRFSSTPRGARLGRRFALLTLHDWGIPHRSELSDDAALLVAELAGNAVTHGRVPGRDFELRMALLEGVLRIEVSDARASGRPAVSPYVHHAEGGHGLRLVAAVAHDWGVVSRTVGKTVWAELVTPTSVAP from the coding sequence ATGACCGCACCCGCCGGGTCCGCCGGCCACCTCGTACGTGTGTTCACTCAGCGTTTCAGCTCGACCCCTCGCGGCGCCCGCCTCGGCCGCCGGTTCGCCCTGCTGACGCTGCACGACTGGGGCATCCCCCACCGCTCCGAACTGTCCGACGACGCCGCGCTGCTCGTCGCCGAACTCGCCGGGAACGCCGTCACCCACGGCCGGGTCCCCGGGCGGGACTTCGAGCTGCGGATGGCCCTGCTCGAAGGGGTGCTCCGCATCGAGGTGTCCGACGCGCGGGCCAGCGGCCGGCCGGCCGTGAGCCCGTACGTGCACCATGCGGAAGGCGGTCACGGTCTGCGGCTCGTCGCTGCCGTCGCCCACGACTGGGGGGTCGTGTCGAGGACGGTCGGCAAGACGGTGTGGGCGGAACTCGTCACGCCGACATCCGTCGCCCCCTGA
- a CDS encoding DUF397 domain-containing protein, producing the protein MNDSELRWFKSSYSGSQGDSCVEVALSWQKSTYSGSQGDDCVEVAACADTVHVRDSKVAAGPQLAVAPAVWTAFLGGVTG; encoded by the coding sequence GTGAACGACTCCGAGTTGCGGTGGTTCAAGAGCAGCTACAGCGGCAGCCAGGGCGACAGCTGCGTCGAGGTCGCCCTCTCCTGGCAGAAGTCCACCTACAGCGGCAGCCAGGGCGACGACTGCGTCGAGGTCGCCGCCTGTGCCGACACCGTGCACGTCCGGGACTCCAAGGTCGCCGCCGGTCCCCAGCTCGCCGTCGCACCCGCCGTGTGGACGGCGTTCCTCGGCGGCGTCACCGGCTGA
- a CDS encoding helix-turn-helix domain-containing protein — MASVDDNGESGPEPDGDLRHFGETVKAFRKRAGLTQEQLHPLIRYSVQYIGSVEQGRRHPSTKFVEKAEEVLDAFGVIRLAAKQLQRRRGLASWFRRWAEHEDSAIALNTYECRAVPGLLQPEPYARALFETVPPLPTASDLEARMVARSERQELLLRVPYIMFSFIIEQSLIERQTGGKEVTRELIGHLLACSALPNVDIQIMPLVQPVHAGADGPFQLLETWEHEWLGYSEGQQSGLVITDPKDVSILHRRYAKLRIQALNPADSADLLMRMRGSL; from the coding sequence ATGGCGAGTGTCGACGACAACGGTGAAAGCGGTCCCGAGCCGGACGGCGACCTGCGCCACTTCGGCGAGACGGTCAAGGCCTTCCGCAAACGCGCGGGCCTGACGCAGGAACAGTTGCACCCCCTGATCCGCTACTCGGTGCAGTACATCGGCTCGGTGGAACAGGGCCGCCGCCACCCGTCCACGAAGTTCGTGGAGAAGGCGGAGGAGGTACTGGACGCCTTCGGCGTGATCCGGCTCGCGGCGAAGCAGTTGCAGCGCAGGCGGGGGCTGGCGTCGTGGTTCAGGCGGTGGGCGGAGCACGAGGACAGTGCGATCGCACTCAACACGTACGAATGCCGGGCCGTCCCGGGCCTGTTGCAGCCCGAGCCGTACGCGCGGGCCCTCTTCGAGACGGTGCCGCCGCTGCCCACCGCGAGCGACCTGGAAGCGCGGATGGTGGCGCGGTCGGAGCGACAGGAGCTGCTGCTGCGCGTCCCGTACATCATGTTCAGCTTCATCATCGAGCAGAGCCTGATCGAGCGGCAGACAGGCGGGAAGGAGGTCACCCGCGAGCTGATCGGCCACCTGCTGGCGTGTTCCGCGCTGCCGAACGTCGACATCCAGATCATGCCGCTCGTCCAGCCGGTGCACGCGGGCGCCGACGGGCCCTTCCAGCTCCTCGAAACCTGGGAACACGAGTGGCTCGGGTACAGCGAGGGACAGCAGTCAGGTCTTGTGATCACGGACCCGAAAGACGTCAGCATCCTCCATCGACGGTATGCCAAACTTCGCATCCAGGCCCTCAATCCGGCTGACAGCGCGGACCTGTTGATGCGAATGCGAGGTTCTCTGTGA
- a CDS encoding FBP domain-containing protein, translating into MDPLTEKQIRGSFVNCTKGEASRLRLPLDFGDLPWEDLDFLGWVDPGAPLRAHLVRTGPDGVPVGITLRVPASNGASALKSSICMVCLTGHASSDVALLSAPLAGARGREGNTVGIYLCADLACSLYLRGKRRSKRATGAYVETLSLEERIERALGNLDAFTAKVTGARVGA; encoded by the coding sequence ATGGACCCGCTCACCGAGAAACAGATCCGTGGCTCCTTCGTGAACTGCACGAAGGGCGAGGCCTCCCGCCTCCGGCTGCCGCTGGACTTCGGCGACCTGCCCTGGGAGGACCTGGACTTCCTCGGCTGGGTGGACCCGGGTGCCCCGCTGCGCGCCCACCTCGTGCGGACCGGCCCCGACGGCGTGCCCGTGGGCATCACCCTGCGCGTGCCCGCGTCGAACGGCGCCAGTGCCCTGAAGTCCAGCATCTGCATGGTCTGCCTGACCGGGCACGCCTCGTCCGACGTGGCGCTGCTGTCCGCTCCCCTCGCCGGGGCCCGCGGCCGGGAGGGCAACACCGTCGGCATCTACCTGTGCGCCGACCTGGCCTGCTCGCTGTACCTGCGGGGCAAGCGGCGGTCCAAGCGGGCGACGGGGGCCTACGTGGAGACCCTGAGCCTGGAGGAGCGGATCGAGCGGGCGCTCGGGAACCTCGACGCGTTCACGGCGAAGGTCACCGGCGCGCGCGTGGGCGCCTGA